Below is a genomic region from Triticum dicoccoides isolate Atlit2015 ecotype Zavitan chromosome 5A, WEW_v2.0, whole genome shotgun sequence.
GGGACGGCCCGAACTGTACCTACATGAAAACCCTTCAGGCGAGGGGAGCTTTTATCTCGCTGTAAGCGAGATATAAATCTAACGGGAACTTTGATATAATTCCCCGTAAACTTGGAGGGTATATAATAGAATTTCATTTCGGCTCTTAGGAGCATATACTCCTGCCCATAAAAAATGCTCTTTTTTGCAAGTGTCAATTTCTTTTGAAAAGAATTGACGTGCTCATTGTCACACCCAAAATGCTACCTGCAATTTTTTTGCGTGGAAAAGCTTAAGCCATTTGACCCGTGCGGAAAAACAAACCGAACGCCAAATGTTACATTTAACTTTATCTTTTTCACTGACGAAACATTGTTATCCTGTTTCACAAAACAAATGTCAAAAAGGCTTGTTAGACTAACATGAACATTAAAAAAAACTGTTTTTAGTAATACTATTACTTTTGAATTTATTGTATCTGGGAGGAGAGCTTCTATCATTCGTGTAATGTGTGGGCCGAACACGAAAGAGTCCTTCCCGTTACTCCTCATCGTGCCTCTGCCAGCCAGGCTTCCAAAAGCACCCATCTTCTCGAGGAATCATGATCAAAAGAGCGCCATTGCATTGCATGTAGTACATGCTCGTGATACTGTACCGTTGTTTGTCTGGAACTTATGAATAGGTCCCTTTCATCTGAACGGCTGGGCAGGACCGTCGTCTCTTGTTGGCTAGCTTAGGTTCAATGGTGGATGGAGAATGGACGCACGTACATATGCACCTATGCGTGCATGCAACTAACGAGAACCGATGTGACCGGCAACCCGCGTACAACATTCAAGTGCACAAACTTACTTCTGTTTATttatcttcaatcatgacagtacaacgagcattaaaaataataaaaattatatcaacATCCATAAACCATCTAGCGACTACTACAAGTATTGAAGTACTGACGAGGCAGATTAAGTTGCATACGCGTGTCCCCATCGGTTTCTTTAGTCCACAATCAACTTCATTTGAAATGTTTTATCTTgtcttattttggatcggagggagtagtatctCGTTGTCTTCCCTAGAAACCGAATTTTGTGACCGAGTTATCAACAAATGGCAGCTTGCACTGCGTACGCACAGCATGTCGGATACCGTCTGCAGACCTGCGGCCGGCGATGCCCGGCCCTAGGGAAGATATTGCATGATTTTTGTTTTCTAAATAGACTTGTATAATTATGATTCTGCCCCACATCATTCGCGTCTGTTGAAGGGTCTTTGCTTTGGGCAACAAGCCATGTGGCAGTTCACTACAACGTGGCCCCTTGTGACATACACATTTTATCCACTTTGCAGCAATTGGACACACAAATTATTAATGCATCCGACATGCACTTAATTAGTTTAGCTTGGCGAAAATGAATTTCACGGAAAAATAGTCATGGGTCTGTACAAGGCAAAAAAAGAGTTTTCGGTCGCACTTTGCATTTTGAATTGTAGCCATTTACTGAACATATTGAAGGTTATAGTAGTTCACTAAAAAGTCATTGTGTGTAAAACAATTTTGGATTATCAAAATTATAGTTTGGCCGCCGCTTTTTAAAAACTTTTTTGCCGACTACCATCCCTTAGCTGGGAATGACAAGATTTTCAATCTCAATACAAACGTCGAACATTTTGATCATGTTTGTTACCAGTCTGGAATATTCAGCTCTCGGAGGAGCAATCTATCCCTGTGGAAACTGTTTGTGGTTGTGGGAAAAAATGAGCATATCCTTTAACTACATCGCTGTTTTATAATTTGATCGTACTACTCTTACTTACAATAAACTTAAGCGCAGTGATCTTCCTAGGTAAACTCAATGCAATAATTAATTAGTTGCACCTATGTTATGGATGAAATTAGGTCATGATGAAAGCAAAGGCATCTAGTATCATGCTAGCACAAAATTTGGTTGTCCTAATCAGCTGAGCCACATGGGTGGTCCTGGCCATGCATGTAACGTGCCAATCATGTGCCTCCCATAATTTGGTTTTTGTCAGCTATTGATAGTATGATCTTGTGCTGAATTCGCCAAGAATTTGTGAATGTGAATTCTGGGGCCGGCAGGTAGTCAACTGGTTAGTTTGCTGCTTCGATCTCCATGCTATGGTCAGTAGAAAATCTACGCCGACGCCAGCATATACTATGCTCTTACTGTCTCTACTCTGCCTGAACGGATTCTCTTTTTATATATTGAAAGAGATGAACACATGATTTAAAAATTTAAGAAGCCAAGCAAGAACAAGGAATATTATGAAAAAAAAACGTGTTTGCTATTGAGTAGGAGCCTAATTTTTTTCGCCGCGTCAATCGAATTTGGAGAGAAGAGGATGCGCGACTCCGAGGTGGAGACGGGGGCGCCACCGCAAGGCTTCAAACAGAAACGGTGTGGATCAGGGGACGACGCGACAATGACATCCTAGTTGGAGGGGGGGCGAAGGTTTGACGAGTTCGGGTGTTCGGGGAGGTCGCCGGTGATTGGATCGTTTGGGGTTTAGAGGGAGTGTGGGCAATTCGCGGGGAAGAAAGACTCTCGGCCGTCAGATCTTGGGTCAAACGGTGTTGGTTGATTTTACTAGATTGAAAAAATCCAAGTGCATGTGCAATCGCCCCCTAAGAAAAAGAAACCAAATAAACAATGGAGGTAGAGAAAGATTAATGGAGTGACAAATGACGagatactactccctccgatccaaaaaaaAAAGTGTTGTGGCTTTAGCTCAAATTTGAACTAAGCCACGACACTTGTTTTTATCAGAGGGAGTAATTTCTCGAGGCGCTTAAGACTTTTTATATTTTTCTTAATCTAAACTACCAAAAATGAAAGACCTTCACAAAGAATCTCTAAGCTCCGCTAGTGCAAGCCAGAAAAGTAATATTGTGGTAAACAAGATACACCCGCGTACATGTAATCTCTTTGATTTGATTAATGTGATGTGCATGAACGTCATGACAAGTCTTAGCGGCGGCCCGTAGCAGGTAGCTGGATCCGTTGAATGAACAGTGGTTGCTCTGTGCCCCACCACGTTCATGCGCGCCGTTCAGCTCACTCTGTGGTTTCAAATCCTCCGGCCCGGCGGTAGCCTCCAAATGCGTTCGAAATAAAGCTCGCTCTGATATGATGCCATATGGCATTCTTGCAATATCGCCAGACCACAGGGGCAAGCAGCACCCACTGCCCTCTATAAATAACGCCGCACCACACGTCCATGTCTCCTCGCCCACTCGCCGTTTGAATACTCCGCTCTGCTCTCCTCCAGCAAAATCCACAGAGCAGAACATACAGGATGGTTCAACGGTCGGCCGGCCAGGGCGCGCGGCGGGGCCAGGGCCGGCAGCGGCACGACCACCCGACGGCGGCGAGGTCGGGCGGCGGGGGGAGGCGGCATTACCAGCAGGAGCTGCTGCTGGGGCTGCACAGCAGCAAGGGCAAGGGCGCGTGCCGGTTCAAGCGCAGCTGCTTCAGCGAGGAGGAGGACGCCGCGTCGTCCGCCATGCTGCTGCTCGCCTGCGTCGTCTGCGCCCCCTCACTTTGATTACCATCCATACCCCATGGTGATCTCGATCGTGGAAACGATCGCTAGCTTAAGTAATTGTTCTCTCAATTCTCTCTGTGCTGCTAGTAATTACTGTGTACTGTATCCAGATAACTGTGATGTGAATTATATGTACTCGTTTGATCACGGAGATATAATAGAGCCGTTGTTCTCGCCGTGTGCTTAACAGCTGGTAAATTTATATATGTGTTGAGTATGTTCAGTGATCACTGTGTTATGCTGGTAAGTAATGGAGAATTTGGGGATGATCAGCTTATTCGCTTTTTGCATAAAAGGCCCCATGCACAAAAAAGAGATTAAAAAACTACCCTATGCGTATACAACTAGTACCAAATCTAACACGTGGCAGCAAGCCAACCaagggacatgccaccacaccacatgGCGGTTGGCAATGATCCAA
It encodes:
- the LOC119296962 gene encoding uncharacterized protein LOC119296962 — translated: MVQRSAGQGARRGQGRQRHDHPTAARSGGGGRRHYQQELLLGLHSSKGKGACRFKRSCFSEEEDAASSAMLLLACVVCAPSL